The Pseudalkalibacillus hwajinpoensis DNA window ATAATCACATCAGTCAATTTCTCTTCGATAGCTCTAACGAATGACTGTAAACCAGACTTCACTGTTAGAAAAGCCGGTTTTTTCTTACCTGTGCTTCTTCTTGAAGCTGGTGTCGTCTTTTTCATCCCCAAAATTAAACTACGATACTTTTTCTCCACCTCATAAAATTGAGGAAAAGTAGACATTAAGCTCAACTTATCAATGTCTCCAGCGTATATGCCTGACAGGAGTGGTTCGATTAAGTTTTCAACAACTTCGCTTCCAAGTCTCCTTCGGAAGAACAATCCAAGTGATTGATCATTTCCATCATCTTCTCTCCTCGGAAGAACCAAATCCCCAGCTGCTCTTGCCTTTCCTTTCAATGAAAAGAGATTTGTAGAAATAAAAGGAGAAAGTTCAGTGGGAATTCCCATCACCGCTCCGCCCGGTATAGGATAAAGCTGATCATTATTAAGCACAAATGCCTGTCCGGTTGAATTCGGTACAAGTTCATTTTCCATACCAACTTCCTTTACCAGTCGAGCTGCACTTTCTTTCCTCTCAAGAAAAGAATCAGGTCCTCGCTCAATAACAAAACCATTCGTTGTATCAGTCTGGATTTTTCCGCCGAGTCGATCGGTACCTTCTAATAAGGTAATTTGGTAAGGAAGGTTCGCTGTCTTCATATCTTTCTGAAGATAATAGGCTGCTGTCAAACCAGTAATGCCGCCTCCAACAATAACTATTTTCTTTTTATTTTCACTCATCATTGATCATCTTCTTTTTCATTAATTCACGAGTCACGACTGTAGCTAGAATTTCAATAAATTCATTACTGGCATTTGGCATATCAGGACGATGGTAAGCTGCACCGAGTTCATCTGTCATTTGTCTGCATTCATAGTCGTTATCATATAGTACTTCAAGATGATCGGCCACAAAACCAACAGGACAATAGATAAAACCGGTGTATCCCTCCTGTTCAAATAGATCACGTGTCAAATCCTGAATGTCAGGACCAATCCATGGGTCAGGAGTATTTCCCTCGCTCTGCCAGCCGATTGCGTAATGTTTAATTCCCGCTGCGTCAGCAATATGTTTTGCCGTCTCCTGAAGCTGAGCAGGATATGGATCTCCATCCTGCAATATTTTCTCAGGTAAACTATGAGCGGAAAAAATCACTATGGTTTTCTTTTTCTCATCTTCATCCATTTCACTTAAACATGATTTCAATTCATTAACCCAGTACTGAATGAACTTGGGCTCATTGTACCACTGGTCAATCGAATGAATAACTGGAAAGCCCTTTTTATTTGCTTCTGCTTTCGCACGTTCGTTATAAGTTTTTACACCAACAGTAGAATAATGTGGAGCAAGCACAATGCTGATCGCCTCTGTTACTCCATCTTTTTGCATACTTTTAACAGCATCTTCTACAAATGGTTCAATATGTTTTAATCCTAAATAGCTCTTAAACTGAACTTCTTCACCGTACTGTTCGTTCATTCGATCTTCAAGCTTTTGAGCCTGTGCTTTTGTAATATCTGCTAAAGGTGAGATACCACCTATTGCCTCATATCTTTCGATTAAATCCTGCAACATTTCTTCTGTAGGTTTTTTCCCTCGTTGAATATGAGTATAATATGGTTCAATCTCCTTTTCACTTCGCGGTGTCCCATAAGCCATTACAAGAAGGCCAATCGTTCGCTTCATACTGCACCTCCCGATTCCCCCAATTCCTTAGCTGTTCTTACGTGTATAATCGTGTACAAAG harbors:
- the hemY gene encoding protoporphyrinogen oxidase is translated as MSENKKKIVIVGGGITGLTAAYYLQKDMKTANLPYQITLLEGTDRLGGKIQTDTTNGFVIERGPDSFLERKESAARLVKEVGMENELVPNSTGQAFVLNNDQLYPIPGGAVMGIPTELSPFISTNLFSLKGKARAAGDLVLPRREDDGNDQSLGLFFRRRLGSEVVENLIEPLLSGIYAGDIDKLSLMSTFPQFYEVEKKYRSLILGMKKTTPASRRSTGKKKPAFLTVKSGLQSFVRAIEEKLTDVIIRKNVKIDHLQRSEGTYLLTTTNGEEIPADAIIVTTPHQQVYHMLRDQKAVAPLNEMPSTTVATVAMAFPEEAVKKSMDGTGFVVSRNADYTITACTWTHRKWKHSAPAGKVLLRCYVGRAGKEEIVEKSDEEIVQTVLNDLNQIMEIEGHPEFYRITRWRQSMPQYEVGHKKRIESVKAGVEKDMPGVFLAGASYHGVGLPDCIDQGKDAVTAVKNFL
- the hemH gene encoding ferrochelatase encodes the protein MKRTIGLLVMAYGTPRSEKEIEPYYTHIQRGKKPTEEMLQDLIERYEAIGGISPLADITKAQAQKLEDRMNEQYGEEVQFKSYLGLKHIEPFVEDAVKSMQKDGVTEAISIVLAPHYSTVGVKTYNERAKAEANKKGFPVIHSIDQWYNEPKFIQYWVNELKSCLSEMDEDEKKKTIVIFSAHSLPEKILQDGDPYPAQLQETAKHIADAAGIKHYAIGWQSEGNTPDPWIGPDIQDLTRDLFEQEGYTGFIYCPVGFVADHLEVLYDNDYECRQMTDELGAAYHRPDMPNASNEFIEILATVVTRELMKKKMINDE